From Arachis stenosperma cultivar V10309 chromosome 2, arast.V10309.gnm1.PFL2, whole genome shotgun sequence, one genomic window encodes:
- the LOC130963257 gene encoding F-box protein At3g57580-like: protein MANPPSKPQILLPDDLILEIFARADVNTIGRSRTLCSYWNWELGTEEFVLKHLHAAKKRPASIYVHFGVKGRRSLGSWVFRFNVDTGENERLHIPFLRNSQGQFEVIGTDNGCMAIRYSCISHPSNLIVWNPNTDQVTRIPDPMQHHCCICASTYAFLYFPYSVGYVWINIYKKKILDSQSWLTSYSSVTGHWDSNFPCPPYVQGVDSRYVVNHGIVYWLNWNNHAQTSPQCIVHFSIFTNQFGFILIPVEARAMIQRLLICEGCLYYAAVHAKSDSYRWLIWKIEEGNQGYSWELSSQFRGHGSAESPEYLTHDYLITVKDTSQPTRGTQFTITKLDTKNQQRRTLKVVEFPLSTYIKSLNLNFNTIVPV, encoded by the coding sequence ATGGCTAATCCACCTTCCAAACCTCAAATATTGCTGCCAGACGACCTCATATTGGAGATTTTTGCTAGAGCCGATGTCAATACGATTGGTCGTAGCAGAACCCTGTGTAGCTATTGGAACTGGGAGCTGGGGACCGAGGAGTTTGTCTTGAAGCATCTACATGCTGCTAAGAAGAGGCCAGCTTCCATTTATGTTCACTTTGGTGTCAAGGGACGAAGATCATTGGGGAGTTGGGTTTTTAGATTTAATGTGGATACTGGTGAGAATGAACGCCTGCACATCCCATTCTTGAGGAACTCTCAGGGCCAATTCGAGGTGATCGGTACTGATAATGGTTGCATGGCCATTAGGTATTCATGCATTAGTCACCCAAGTAATCTCATCGTGTGGAATCCTAATACTGATCAGGTAACACGAATTCCGGATCCTATGCAACATCATTGTTGTATTTGTGCCTCCACTTATGCATTCCTGTACTTTCCTTATTCGGTTGGGTATGTGTGGATAAATATTTATAAGAAGAAAATTCTTGACTCACAATCATGGTTGACTTCATACTCATCAGTGACTGGCCATTGGGATAGTAATTTTCCCTGCCCTCCATATGTTCAGGGTGTTGATTCTAGGTATGTTGTTAACCATGGCATCGTTTATTGGTTGAATTGGAACAATCATGCACAGACAAGTCCACAGTGTATTGTTCACTTTTCAATTTTTACCAATCAGTTTGGATTCATTTTGATCCCTGTGGAAGCCAGAGCTATGATTCAGCGGCTTTTAATCTGTGAAGGTTGTTTGTATTATGCTGCTGTTCATGCTAAATCAGACAGTTATAGGTGGCTCATCTGGAAAATTGAAGAAGGCAATCAAGGATATTCCTGGGAGTTGTCATCTCAGTTTCGAGGTCATGGATCAGCAGAATCTCCAGAGTATTTGACTCATGATTATTTGATAACAGTTAAAGATACTTCTCAACCAACTAGAGGAACTCAGTTCACCATCACCAAGTTAGATACAAAAAATCAGCAGAGAAGAACACTTAAAGTGGTGGAATTCCCACTTTCTACGTATATTAAATCactgaatttgaattttaacaCTATTGTCCCAGTTTAG
- the LOC130963256 gene encoding F-box/kelch-repeat protein At3g23880-like — MSDVPPKRVNIPDLPIEIMFEIFYLCDVSTILNTRATCRFWRKNLSSYAFLEEIARRWKSKGCSIFAHFGYSSDWTKSLDWVMNMSALTGETSPLHFPFLLTAEGWFQIVGVENGIVCIRYSSMGNKSYLLTWNPISRYSKIISDPTKHYCEGCVFLYSFLYYPNTLDYALLHVYMENPDSSTCVLTMYTSFRRNWNVTVPCPENVRRLNPACVSVNGVVYWVSVITDEEDIQPPYIVSFNIITYSFDQISLPNEGLQGSHTLLVRSGHLCVAANIGDDYSYYSVIWQLDQNSSSFNWTKLFSYSGIGPSYIPATIVDDDIIQIKERHLEVEDIHDFRFTHFHIRRYSPVTGSKKTLQWVNYDNVVKLWTLHKFYPGLFPV; from the coding sequence ATGAGTGATGTTCCTCCTAAAAGGGTTAACATTCCAGATCTTCCAATAGAGATTATGTTCGAAATTTTTTATCTGTGTGATGTATCTACCATTCTCAATACTCGAGCAACATGCAGGTTTTGGAGAAAAAATCTCAGTTCATATGCTTTTTTAGAAGAGATTGCAAGAAGGTGGAAGAGCAAGGGTTGTTCCATCTTTGCTCACTTTGGCTACTCTTCTGATTGGACAAAGTCACTAGACTGGGTCATGAATATGAGTGCCTTAACTGGTGAGACTTCTCCACTTCACTTCCCATTCCTGTTAACTGCTGAAGGTTGGTTCCAGATAGTTGGAGTTGAAAATGGCATTGTTTGTATACGCTACTCTTCTATGGGTAACAAAAGCTACTTGCTCACCTGGAATCCGATTTCCCGTTACTCTAAAATCATTTCTGACCCTACTAAACATTATTGTGAAGGTTGTGTTTTTCTTTACTCTTTTCTGTACTATCCAAACACGCTTGACTATGCTCTGCTGCACGTGTACATGGAAAATCCAGATAGCTCCACATGTGTTTTAACCATGTACACAAGTTTTAGAAGAAATTGGAATGTTACAGTTCCATGCCCAGAGAATGTACGTAGGTTGAATCCAGCCTGTGTGTCAGTTAATGGTGTTGTTTATTGGGTTAGTGTCATTACTGACGAAGAGGATATTCAGCCTCCTTATATAGTTTCTTTCAATATTATCACTTACTCCTTTGATCAGATTTCACTTCCAAATGAAGGACTTCAAGGTTCCCATACTCTTTTAGTCCGAAGTGGTCACCTATGTGTTGCTGCTAATATTGGTGATGATTACTCATATTACTCAGTCATTTGGCAACTTGACCAGAATAGTTCTAGCTTTAACTGGACTAAACTATTTTCCTACAGTGGCATTGGGCCGTCTTACATACCTGCTACCATTGTTGATGATGATATTATTCAGATTAAGGAAAGACATCTAGAAGTTGAAGACATACATGACTTCAGATTCACTCACTTTCATATACGCCGTTATAGTCCAGTTACTGGCTCAAAGAAGACTCTTCAATGGGTTAATTATGATAATGTAGTCAAATTATGGACACTACACAAATTCTACCCAGGACTATTCCCGGTGTGA
- the LOC130963254 gene encoding uncharacterized protein LOC130963254 translates to MAEPISSNMRDNGVDAVSEVNPTKLSWSLVVGVVRLYEMQNQWNPAEVYSVEMVLQDEQGDRIHCSIPKQNIAVFKTLIREHELYSMKNFIVKGWGKGIRTCDHKYKLNFYIKTSVSRLTTGTFPFNPFRFVSYEEVQAMPAGNENHLIDYIGHVVGRGVHGPGHTGFCLTQIRPEI, encoded by the exons ATGGCTGAACCAATTTCATCTAATATGCGAGATAATGGGGTTGATGCAGTTTCGGAAGTGAATCCAACGAAGCTGTCTTGGTCTCTGGTGGTTGGAGTTGTTAGGCTGTATGAGATGCAAAACCAGTGGAACCCGGCTGAGGTTTACAGTGTGGAAATGGTGTTGCAAGATGAACAG GGTGATCGAATCCATTGCAGCAtaccaaaacaaaatattgcTGTATTCAAGACTCTTATTCGGGAACATGAGCTTTATTCCATGAAGAATTTCATTGTGAAGGGTTGGGGGAAAGGGATTAGGACCTGTGATCACAAGTACAAGTTAAACTTTTATATCAAGACGTCAGTATCACGGCTAACAACTGGGACATTTCCCTTTAATCCTTTCCGTTTTGTATCTTATGAAGAGGTTCAGGCCATGCCTGCTGGGAATGAAAATCATCTCATAG ACTATATTGGCCATGTTGTAGGTAGGGGTGTACATGGGCCGGGCCACACCGGGTTTTGCCTGACCCAGATCCGGCCCGAAATATAG
- the LOC130960853 gene encoding uncharacterized protein LOC130960853: protein MAKGLTRSDPGRTRGKTMKPRKDMKPGPGHGSGHPDPARWPGHIYNNTKHTHYRFEIRERGLGHIQISVTPFYFPFTASLRAQRLRLTPTPPVPSPHSPLRHRQSPLPTAQADLVTPDLIFSPHGPFLVSQHAATHQAVAHSSRSRLFSTFLVPPQLPAKVFVRLTTVTTYGAALLLGDVKFFSNTAPPLLCSASPAPSAPLSSPVFFSGLLLSTGGRVLDVFRSSLSPLMAEALICTQSWLCPSKQQVGDQEFDQFDSSQKIVEGFTNASTSQGTS, encoded by the exons ATGGCAAAGGGTCTGACCCGAAGTGACCCGGGGAGGACCCGGGGAAAAACAATGAAACCAAGAAAGGATATGAAGCCGGGACCGGGCCATGGCTCGGGTCACCCGGACCCGGCCCGGTGGCCCGGCCATATATACAATAATACAAAACACACACATTACAGATTTGAAATTAGGGAAAGGGGGCTAGGGCACATTCAGATTTCAGTCACTCCATTCTATTTTCCATTCACTGCCTCCCTCAGAGCTCAGCGACTGAGGCTCACTCCCACACCCCCAGTTCCCAGTCCCCACTCCCCACTCCGGCACCGGCAGTCCCCACTCCCCACGGCACAAGCTGATCTGGTAACCCCTGACCTCATCTTCTCTCCACACGGGCCATTCCTAGTCTCGCAGCACGCAGCCACGCACCAGGCAGTCGCCCACTCCTCTCGTTCTCGTCTCTTCTCAACCTTCCTTGTTCCACCCCAGTTACCGGCGAAGGTCTTCGTTCGACTGACGACGGTGACGACCTATGGTGCTGCCCTGCTTCTCGGTGATGTGAAGTTCTTCTCTAATACTGCCCCGCCGTTGCTCTGCTCTGCTAGTCCTGCTCCTTCTGCTCCGCTCTCTTCTCCGGTCTTCTTCTCAGGTCTTCTTCTCAg CACTGGTGGACGTGTGCTTGATGTCTTCCGCAGCTCTTTGTCACCATTAATGGCCGAAGCTTTGATATGCACTCAAAGTTGGTTGTGCCCTTCGAAACAACAAGTTGGAGATCAAGAGTTTGATCAATTTGATAGTAGTCAGAAGATTGTTGAAG GTTTTACTAATGCATCCACATCACAAGGAACAAGTTGA